The region ATCTTTGGGGTATAAATTGCCTTTAGTGTCCACAATAAATTGTGAGAATGTTGGGGGTGGCTGGGAATCGAACCTTAGTTCAGACCATTCCTGATGCTAATGTAGGAACAAGTTCCAAAACTTAATAAAATCCTCCTACCTTTTATGAGCAATACAACCGTGGAAATAAATGGGACAAGTCCCAAGTTCACTTGAAAGATTAACAAACAATTAAACTAATCCCAGTTCCTATCGCGATTAATAGTTATATAGGACAGACTCTCGGGCACAAGGAGGAGAGACTCTGCAGTACCTCACCTTAAAATCTAGGATATAATTCGAGTCGAGTTGAGGAGGATATATAACAAATGATTTTGAATTCAAGTATTTTCGAATAAATCGAGCCACTCATTCAAGTTAGACAAGTTCATATGCCTAACCGAACTACCAAACTCGCACTCATTTAACTCATTTTAAAAGACAAATAGAGTTGAGATTACTTGCTGAACCAGGCTTCGATGAACCCACCAAGTTGAGGTTgctttaaattttaaaataatttaatttaaattttagaaaaaatgaTTATGTATATAATTTAATCGAGCTGAGCTTATTTTTTGCTTTCAAGTTAAGTTATAATCGAGTTCGATACATGTACAATTTGACTCATTTAACTAAACGAGATCGAATTTGTATTGAAACTTGGCTCTTATACGAAGTTGAGCCAATTCTAGCTCACTCAAACAAATCCGCTCTAGATTATTATCTCTTCGCACTTTGTTTGGAGAATAAATGATTCAACCTCCACTAACCCATGTTATAGTTAGTAGTAGTTCGGTTCTATATATACAGTTTCTCTATTTCTCTATTTTTGTTCATTATGAGTTCATATATTTAAGAGAGAATTACATTTAATTCACCAATTACTATTACTCAAATAAATAATACATAATCTAAAAAATTCATATCAGGTATCTGTTACCAAACAAGAACTTATCATGATGGTGAGAATGTTATAAACGTTTCTGTGTTTTGTTTCCGTATATGTTTCTTTGTCCATTATTCGATACCTGAGAGTTCCTTATGGCAGATCAAAATAGGGTTTTACGTGAAATGGAGGAGAGCTTTGCCTCTGTTCGGTTAGAGGATGAGGATGAAGGAGGATTAATGTATAAAGGGGTTACAGCGGAGACACTATCGGAGATCGTACGTTGGTGTTTGGTGGGTAGATTTTTGACGGATTATCCGATTGATTTTCGGGCGATGCAACATAAAATGGCTTCGCTCTGGAAGCCAGGTAGGGGGTTAAATGTAAAATAACTGGAGAATAACATGTTCATTTTCCAATTCTACCATAAAGTGGATATTAAAAGAGTGATTGATGGCAGCCCATGGACATTTGGGAGATTCCAGTTAGTTTTTGAATGAATGAAGCCAGGTAACGATCCACGCTCCTTGGTAATTAACAAGTTGGATCTGTAGGTGCAGTTGCATGGCATAAGTCCTGGTTTTATGTCACAAAGGGTGATTCAAGATATAGGAAATTATATTGGAGTTTACGTTGGATCTGATGCAAATAATTTCACAGGAGTATGGCGTGATTATCTAAGGGTTCGAGTGGTGTTTCCTTTGGACAAACCTCTAAAGCGAAGGATGAAGTTGAAGAAGGGTGCTGCAAGGCAGGCCCACCTAGAATTATGAGTGTGATCAGTTGGAACTATCGAGGTATAGGTCTACCCTCGAGAATTCAGTTCCTTAAAGTCGTTATTCGTCAAGAAAGACCTTCTTTTCTATTTTTGTGTGAAACTATTGATAATAAAGGTAATATGGAGAGCTTAAGAAGAACTCTTCAGTTTGATGGGCTAATTTCAGTAGATTCTCAAGGCAAGAGTGGGGGTTTGGCTCTATTATGGAAGATTAAatgtcatgttcagcttcgtAGCTGTTCTCATAATCACATTGATGTAGAAGTTAAGGTGGATGGTAAACAAGCTTGGAGGTTATCTGGAATTTATGGGGAGCCGGACAGAAATCAGAGAAGGAAGACTTGGGATTTACTTCAGAATCTGGAAAGGGACTCTAATCTCCCTTGGTGTGTTATAGGCGATCTCAATAACGTAGTGTCTCAACAAGATAAAATTGGAGGTGCTCCATATCCTAGTTGGTTAATCGAGGGGTTTAATGAAGTTCTGGTTGAAATAAGGCTTGTTGACTTGGATTTAGTTGGTCATCAATTTATATGGGAGAGGGGACGGGGAACTGCAGCATGGACTGAAGTGAGATTGGACAGGGCTTTAACAACTCTTCTGTGGCTTAACTTATTTCCTATGGTTAAGCTTTATAATTTGGAGGGTTCTTCTTCTGATCATAGCCCAATCAAGTTCATTCCTGAGGCTAGTGAAAAATCTGTGGGACAGAAAAAATTTAAGTTCGAAAATGCTTGGCTTAGGGAGCCAATGTGCAGACAGTTGGTGATCAAGAGTTTAGATAGCGAGAATAATGAAGATATCCAGGTGAAAATTAAAAATTGTGGGAAAAAGCTACTTCAATGGGGTCAAGAGGTGACAGGAAAGTTTAGTGAACGTATTAAGAGATGTAAAATAGAAATGTGCAGACTGAGGAAGTTTAGAGATCCTATCTCTGCTCATAAATATCAAGAAGCTAAGGATCAGTTGCTTCTTATTCTAGAACAAAAAGAGATTTTTTGGCGACAACGCTCCAAGCAGCTTTGGTTACATTCAGGAGATAAGAACAGTAGGTACTTTCATGCCTCGACAAGTGTTCACCGGAGAAATAATCAGATGCACAGGTTAAAAAATGGTGGAGGAACTTTGGTTGAGTGGGAAGACGGTTTAGCTGAGCATATTACAGAGTACTATAAGCATTTCTTTACAGCTACGCAGTCCAATTGGCATGAAGTGATTGATTGCATTGATTCAAAAATAACAGCAGCTCAAAATGTTGATTTGCTAAAGCAAGTAACGGAGGAAGAAGTAAGGTTGGCTCTATTTCAGACAAACCCAGACAAATCGTCGGGTCCTGATGGAATAACCCCAgctttttataaaaattattggACGATAGTTGTAAACAATATGGTTCATCTAGTTAGAAAGTTTTTTCAGGACGGTATCATGCCAAGGGGTCTTAATGAAATATATGTTGTGCTTATTCCGAAAAAGAAATGTCTTGTCAGTGTGTGGGACCTTAGACCCATATCTCTTTGTAATGTAGTAGTCAAAAGTATCACCAAGGTGATGGTAAATCAGATGAAGCACATGCTTGACAGTGTGGTTTTTGAGTGTCAGAGTGCCTTTATCCCTGGAAGATTAATTACAGATAACATTATAGTTGGTTTTGAAATGATTCATTATCTCAAACGGAAAAGGAGAGGGAAGGATGGTTGTATGGCTCTCAAAATTGACATGAGTAAGGCTTATGACATGATTGAATGGGACTATTTATAGGAACTGATGAGTAAAATGGGCTTTCACGATTGTTGGGTGCATCTGATTGTTAAATGCGTTAACTCAATTTCGTATAATATAACTCatggtgttaggtcacacacactgtagaagggggttgaatacagtgtttactacaatcaaatcgaatataagaactcaagtaacaaaacacagattttattcaacacaataaactctgttacaaagaaatgttctctctcaatgatgaaaaaattatcacgagagctgctagggttacaatgaataataatctcgttatgataacacatatagtgtaaaccttatgcctgtgtttatatactacacagttacaagataatcttctaattgatatcgaatacaattctgcttcctaatatatatcaatcagttatattttcttccaagtattctattgtggcgccctccaaacccgggtcagaagtttggggaccacaacacatacacaatatataaacctgcatatgaaatattatttgcaatgaccctgttttacataaccacggatcgcaacaggttaaagtatgaaaacaagccaccaccttaacttttattacaacataccaaatcccaactaatttaacttacaactgataatgaaattattcttacaacctcatgatctctttactgcaataggctcctgctagctcgatccaacataatctggaatcctagctcgtacattaaactgggaaacctcgctatcaaccgtatccttcttaactgtaaaatatataaaaagattcgtaagagtgagctaactagctcagcaagtcataatagcaataactgaggttaaacaatgatcaaacggtatgattcaaaggaatcaagtttcttgttaaacaaccaatagaattggatattcattttaaatttttaaaaccaaggttaggctgctgatcagtcacgcactaaccccgagcaaagcacacatcactgctctaactactggatccaatgcacacattggcctaacttgaccatcgatatggtctgaccatgaatctggtccacacaaagaaaactatccaattctaaagcagttcaatatgacaaatagtataattcaataaaaccagatcataatcaatagcaataaaacatttgtataagagcatggtgaaaatttatgggtaccaaaaagggtatgtcgaagtatataaaagaagtggcctccagcctgtaggataatcgggtattagatgaataatgtttttacagggttttaatactttgatgtcacaaggtatggttgagtataaaagtttctgtatgtttaaacaattttgttccagtgtttggtatatgatggttatatatttgtggagtagtatcgtatttgtgtggtttaatatctggtaaatcaacaagaaatggttcacaaagaataaggcctACGACTCacagatcaaatgatgtggctcaggtttaaggctgaaggattcaaagtatttccaatataaaacagagctattttgaatattaacaatatgtcacaagagaatttagaaatatttgcaatatatctcgagaaaggtttagaagtacttgccttatcataatcgatttcaacttcacttgtactcgtctaaCGACTCgattcaacaaccactcgtctgcTTCTcatatgcctcgcttctatcctctgatcacttgttgtattttctacatgccaattttattttctattcacctgcttccctttcctacgccttgcttactttgctaggcatcataagcatctatcaatattcatctcacattgtTCTAGTCGTCAcatggacgtcataaggtttcaactacccttcgtttcacctaaatccaattaacggattgaaagttatgctataaacaaataaacaccgaacatatagaccggcAGTCAATCaacaaatcacatataacacataacacgtcaaataatcaatgacatatcatttataaaggagtctcggattataaacaggcttttgggtattcaaaatgatttttaaagcatttttcggaattaaaacgggtcgttggatcaattttaaagtaataaacagggttcggttggccaaatctggcttcaaaacaattttataataattatcgagcgttaaaaataatttaaaataatattttaaagctcgaaattatttttcagaatttttaaatcaattaaaaataattaaatctaattaaataatcaatttaaattaattaataactaattaaattaattaatcaattaatatttaaattaattgactaattaaataattaattattaactaaaatcaattaattaaataattaagatttattttataattaaaaataattttcagaaaaggaataattaatttttgaagttgatttcaaaaaaaaaaattgaagttttaaaaataataaaatcaatttctgaaaattttataaaaaggATAATATAATTTTTGCAAATAACCAAAACAGAAATCTGACTTTTGAGtatttttaaaactgaaattcGATTTTTGAATGTTTTTAAACAGAAGTATGAATAATGCAAAGGTTGCAAAACTTGGGGGATTAAACTGTAAATTTTACAGTCACCCTCCCCAAGCTCGCCGGAAGCCATGGACGCCGTCCATAAGCTTTTTCGGCGACTGCAAAACCGCCCAGAAACACGACAGATTAACAGGGAATAGAGTATAAGCTTCCAGGAATGCAAAAATGCATCTTAAATCACCAGAACATCTGTAACTCAGCCGGAAAACTCGAAGGAAATTTCCGCCACCGCCGAGCTTCATTTTTCCGATCTACTAAACTACGGTTCCTAAAATCAACTAAAAATTATGAATCGATCCCTCTCAACAAGATAAACATGTTGATAACCTTCAAATCTTTCCAGAATCAACAGTACAGATTAAAAACATTCAAAATAATCAAAAACCCTAATTTATATAATCCGAagatcaaactcaaatttaaccaagttattgaactccaaatttgaagtataatataccaaaatgatcaacatcaaaaagtctacaacatgcaagcatcaaatcatccaaaaaatcatccgaacaaaaattcataatttaaatcattaataattcgaattaaaaatagtTTATAGAGAATTACCCCTTGATTCTGCAGTGGTTTTGATGAAAGATTCTGAAAGTACAAATCAacagcttcgttttgagtataagcacgccaaaatccgatatcgataacgcctccgaatttgtgtttgattacgaagaacagtttataattatagtattttatCTGTAAAACTccgtaaatactgtttgcaaataatttctggtacgaaataaaatacggtagaggctatttataattacggaaaattagtatcccgctggatcattccggatataaaatggtacgtttatttataaaaactgatccaaacggtatcggttttcgggataattatccaaactagtacaatttgtactgcggtcttggtctcagcgcctggttacacgtattacgaggtgataattataatagtttaataaaaagatttcgtttattgaaaatacgggttttatcgatttaccgaaataaattttgtatcgaaaatattgcgccgggacccgcacaggacaaaccgtactccggatcgaaaaagtcgaaacatggaaaatgctcggaatatttcaattaggttaggaaggagttctcggaagagtttcgggttataaaaacgtaaaaatggatgacgtcggttggttcccgattgtataaaatagtttttaaatactcgtaaaaaagattttataaaatccatatatttcctataaaatcataaatcatcataaaaataaataggaagatatgaaaattatttatattttattttggacatataaaaattaaaatactcaattaatattatttttaaacatccaaatacatttaacacttaacaattaattcacagaataaatactgaacacatataataattatttattagcaaaaataattacacgatatatcccggatattacatatattcttcatagaattcttctccatgcatatctcttcttatgtttgtttcgatcttctttcctttcaatcagtcgccttccttatctgaacgtctccttaagtcctgatattatctcctgataaatatctcctgataacttaagttctgacaacttaagttttggtatcttaagtcctgacttcagtataagtactgatttccagttaagtactgatttatcctattaagtaagatctgaaaaactaaacacaaatcatattagacatgacatcacaaatatatctaacaatctcccccaacttgtaaattagcataatatataagtttaacagatatttgatgatgtcaaaaatattaagtacaaatgcatgagaatttgactagataactacaacttacagtccttgtagctttaccatcctcaaggtctgataacagctttagtctgtatacacttcagaatttaagcagttgtagatctttgacttggcttcaatttctgatctctttgatgtcaggagttgttctgagatagttcttcaacaaacatctctcagcatattcaagttcattgatcattctccttttagcattcttcagttcaactgtatcttcaccagtttgaaaaatagcagccgagatcatttatcttagctttccttatatcctgatctagtctgatgatataggctttatcagactctggattgaattcaagtcccttaataccagaaaatgtagtgatgattttagcaatattaggcttcatttcaacaatttctccactgtgagatctgtacttaggacagtatggattgtcagactttacagaataaagcttcttctgtctttgaatatttgattttaaacaccCTGCAGCACCGTCTGTTGATCTGTTTTCACTTGAAGCataaatagaacatgttccagttcttcaaaatacttcaatgaaattgcattctccctgatctggaataccctcccatctgtcataaagtataacatgatgtcttctttcaaaacagaatggtaaaccatttgtacagattcaagttgattcaatctctcaggagttgctcctacacctggttcacttaaggaagtttAATCGTTGGTAGTATTGCTTGATCTCTTCTCTtttgaactacccaatccagatttgtctcttgcttcctttcctataaaaactcttgcttcaaaaccacttgatgtagtcttcaaaggttgagtctgttgagcttttctgaatcctggtagtagcatctttgaagatttaacatgagcactgtcagaggtttccttttccttatcttctgatatcaagccaacttgaggtatgtcagaggttgcttggTTCACtgaaatatcagaatttactaagtcctgatcttgaacaacatgagctatgtcagaggttgtttgaatatcctttttcttcaaaatcagactagcatcttcatcagatatttcttcatccatgactggcacatatacctttataggttcaccaattttttctttgcccctggatcttggatctacttccacttgtgatttggctttggttgcctcaggatttgtcctctccttaatcacaatacccttaggttttggaagtttctttttaacaatagaagctttagacttgaaGTTGACTTTTtatgctttaagtctagcttcttcttcctttagactttcaaagtccattccacgattttctttgagaaataatctctttgaaatctcttcatcaagtttcagatgttcagtagaacttatccttttaccagtatcagaacttattcttctcccagtaccagaacttgttctttgacttgtagttccagctttgcttgatgaaaaacctttgccttgaccatgacctctacccattccagagtttgcctggtcatcatttccatcatcattACCCTTCAGCGCTTGACtagatttgtatttggacttaattactttctccccctttttggcatcaacaggtaaaagaagagagacaagcaattccactaaggattggatctcattgagttgagtttgatgagaagcttgattctttagaatgtcatcaatctgagcttgttgcttctcctgagttttttcaatatacccaattctgtcaaaggttggcttgaaaaatctgttcttttccaattttatattcatatcttactggatcaaagattcttgaattttattcaccttgtcatgagttatggagtgttgaccttgaaggtgcctagtactcattgtAGTAACTCCCAGttgtgccttaaaatcatcatttatcagtatttcatcagctttggcaaggtgctcagcaagaattttttcagtaggaacaaaactaactgtgttccattccttagtccactcctttcctctaggagtttcactccaaggtactggtgcatcctctctaacaaacttcttgattaaatcagttttgcatggagcttgttgaggtgcatgtccagatggaccagctgcatcagcatctatatttgtagcagcttcaccagtaatttcagcattatcagcatcagaacttacagagcctgcagcatcagtatcctctgataaaataacagtatgggaggt is a window of Apium graveolens cultivar Ventura chromosome 11, ASM990537v1, whole genome shotgun sequence DNA encoding:
- the LOC141696155 gene encoding uncharacterized protein LOC141696155, encoding MESLRRTLQFDGLISVDSQGKSGGLALLWKIKCHVQLRSCSHNHIDVEVKVDGKQAWRLSGIYGEPDRNQRRKTWDLLQNLERDSNLPWCVIGDLNNVVSQQDKIGGAPYPSWLIEGFNEVLVEIRLVDLDLVGHQFIWERGRGTAAWTEVRLDRALTTLLWLNLFPMVKLYNLEGSSSDHSPIKFIPEASEKSVGQKKFKFENAWLREPMCRQLVIKSLDSENNEDIQVKIKNCGKKLLQWGQEVTGKFSERIKRCKIEMCRLRKFRDPISAHKYQEAKDQLLLILEQKEIFWRQRSKQLWLHSGDKNSRYFHASTSVHRRNNQMHRLKNGGGTLVEWEDGLAEHITEYYKHFFTATQSNWHEVIDCIDSKITAAQNVDLLKQVTEEEVRLALFQTNPDKSSGPDGITPAFYKNYWTIVVNNMVHLVRKFFQDGIMPRGLNEIYVVLIPKKKCLVSVWDLRPISLCNVVVKSITKVMVNQMKHMLDSVVFECQSAFIPGRLITDNIIVGFEMIHYLKRKRRGKDGCMALKIDMSKAYDMIEWDYL